The following are encoded together in the Dyella terrae genome:
- a CDS encoding GH1 family beta-glucosidase: MAFPPGFHWGAATSAYQIEGSPLADGAGPSIWERFAHTPGMMANGDTGDVACDHYRRYKDDVQLMRALGLQGYRFSIAWARVLPEGTGRINPKGVDFYSRLVDELLENGIEPNATLFHWDLPAALDDRGGWLNRDSANWFAEYASVMYKALDDRVKRWSTLNEPWVVTDGGYLHGKLAPGHRSKYEAPIATHNLMRASGAGIQAYRALGKHEIGVVFNIEPKYPASNSPDDIAATARAHAYMNEQFADPALLGSYPPELKEIFGPAWPDFPEDDFKLTKQKVDYVGINYYTRAVVKNDPEAYPLKAVPVRQPNVTHTETGWEVYEQGFTDTLTWFKQRYGNIPLYITENGSAFYDPPVAEGDVVEDPLRTSYLRKHLQAVHHAIQQGVDIRGYYAWSLLDNLEWSLGFAKRFGLYHVDFATQKRTPKATAKFYTKVIESNGAVLD, from the coding sequence ATCGCTTTCCCCCCCGGCTTCCATTGGGGTGCCGCGACCTCGGCCTACCAGATCGAGGGTTCGCCCTTGGCCGATGGGGCGGGGCCGAGCATTTGGGAGCGCTTCGCGCACACGCCGGGCATGATGGCGAACGGCGATACCGGTGACGTCGCGTGCGATCACTACCGTCGCTACAAGGACGACGTGCAGTTGATGCGTGCGCTAGGCCTGCAGGGCTATCGCTTCAGCATTGCGTGGGCGCGCGTGCTGCCGGAAGGCACCGGACGCATCAATCCGAAGGGCGTGGACTTCTACTCGCGACTGGTCGACGAGCTGCTGGAAAACGGTATCGAGCCGAACGCCACGCTGTTCCACTGGGATCTGCCAGCAGCGCTGGACGACCGCGGCGGCTGGCTCAATCGCGACAGCGCAAACTGGTTCGCCGAATACGCCAGCGTGATGTACAAGGCGCTGGATGATCGCGTGAAGCGTTGGTCCACACTCAACGAGCCCTGGGTGGTGACGGATGGGGGCTATCTGCACGGCAAGCTGGCGCCTGGTCACCGCAGCAAATACGAGGCGCCGATTGCCACGCACAACCTGATGCGCGCCAGTGGCGCAGGCATCCAGGCGTATCGCGCGCTAGGCAAGCATGAGATCGGCGTGGTGTTCAACATCGAGCCGAAGTACCCGGCATCCAATAGCCCGGACGACATTGCCGCCACGGCTCGCGCACATGCGTACATGAACGAGCAGTTCGCCGACCCCGCGTTGTTGGGCAGTTATCCGCCGGAGCTGAAGGAGATCTTCGGGCCGGCGTGGCCAGACTTCCCCGAAGACGACTTCAAGCTGACGAAACAGAAGGTCGACTACGTCGGCATCAACTACTACACGCGCGCCGTGGTGAAAAACGACCCCGAGGCGTATCCGCTGAAGGCCGTACCCGTGCGCCAGCCCAACGTCACACATACCGAAACGGGTTGGGAAGTGTACGAGCAAGGCTTCACCGATACGCTCACCTGGTTCAAGCAGCGCTACGGCAATATCCCGCTCTACATCACCGAGAACGGCTCGGCGTTCTACGACCCGCCGGTAGCCGAGGGTGACGTGGTGGAAGACCCGCTGCGCACCAGCTATTTGCGCAAGCACCTTCAGGCAGTCCATCACGCCATCCAGCAGGGCGTGGATATCCGGGGCTATTATGCGTGGTCGTTGCTGGACAACCTGGAATGGTCGCTGGGCTTTGCCAAGCGGTTCGGCTTGTACCACGTGGACTTCGCCACGCAGAAGCGCACACCCAAGGCGACGGCGAAGTTCTACACCAAGGTGATCGAGAGCAACGGCGCCGTGCTGGATTGA
- a CDS encoding ABC transporter ATP-binding protein produces the protein MATVSLDRISKVYPNGHVGVAEASFDIADGELLVLVGPSGCGKTTLLRMIAGLESISSGTLSIGGRVVNDVSPKDRDIAMVFQNYALYPHMTVAENLAFGLRLRGKSKAEVDERVRQAATRLELEHRLDALPASLSGGQRQRVALGRALVREPRVFLLDEPLSNLDAKLRLSMRVEIARLHRQLGATMIYVTHDQVEAMTLGQRIVVLNGGQIQQIDTPMRLYEQPANLFVAGFLGSPAMNLLRGSLRHGPGWHLETPQGDVRLGALEAQAPELLPWIDREIVLGVRPEDLRPSGDADAAVSAVLEVTEPVGNEIFLNLRRGDQTLVSRVAPSTLPDAGSVMHFELALDRLHMFDPVSGARIA, from the coding sequence ATGGCTACGGTGAGTCTGGATCGCATCAGCAAGGTCTATCCCAACGGCCATGTCGGTGTGGCCGAAGCGAGTTTCGACATAGCTGACGGCGAACTGCTGGTGCTGGTAGGCCCGTCGGGCTGCGGCAAGACCACGCTGCTGCGCATGATCGCCGGCCTGGAATCGATCTCTTCCGGCACGCTGAGCATCGGTGGCCGCGTGGTGAACGACGTGTCGCCGAAAGACCGCGACATCGCGATGGTGTTTCAGAACTATGCGCTGTACCCGCACATGACGGTGGCGGAGAACCTCGCCTTTGGCCTGCGCCTGCGTGGCAAATCGAAGGCCGAGGTGGACGAACGCGTACGTCAAGCGGCCACACGACTGGAACTGGAACATCGCCTCGACGCGCTGCCGGCCTCGCTGTCCGGCGGGCAGCGGCAACGCGTCGCCCTCGGGCGTGCGCTGGTGCGCGAACCACGCGTGTTCCTGCTCGATGAGCCGCTGTCCAATCTCGATGCCAAGCTGCGCCTGTCTATGCGCGTGGAGATCGCGCGACTGCATCGCCAGCTCGGCGCGACCATGATCTACGTGACCCACGACCAAGTCGAAGCGATGACGCTGGGCCAGCGCATCGTGGTGCTCAACGGCGGACAGATCCAGCAGATCGACACGCCGATGCGCCTCTACGAACAACCGGCGAACCTGTTCGTGGCCGGGTTTCTTGGCTCGCCAGCGATGAACCTGCTGCGCGGGTCGCTGCGCCACGGCCCCGGTTGGCATCTCGAAACTCCGCAAGGCGACGTGCGGCTGGGCGCGTTGGAAGCACAAGCGCCGGAACTGCTGCCGTGGATCGACCGTGAGATCGTGCTTGGCGTGCGACCGGAAGACCTGCGTCCCTCCGGTGACGCCGACGCGGCGGTAAGCGCCGTGCTCGAAGTCACCGAGCCGGTAGGCAACGAAATCTTCCTCAACCTGCGTCGCGGTGACCAAACCTTGGTATCGCGCGTAGCGCCCAGCACCCTGCCCGATGCCGGCAGCGTGATGCATTTCGAACTGGCGCTTGATCGCCTGCATATGTTCGACCCGGTCTCGGGTGCGCGCATCGCCTGA
- a CDS encoding carbohydrate ABC transporter permease yields MNARAAKVIIHGLLIGGTLVAVFPLLWMLAVSFMQPGEAGSLPPPLWPAHATWHNYEVLFLRAGVGRYLFNSFAISAAITLLSLAFNLMAGYAFAKLRFAGRERLFQMLLGLLVIPAQVAMLPLFLMLKSMGLVNSYAAVVLPAAATAFGIFLVRQYARGIPDELLEAARIDGAGELRIFGQIVLPLLKPIMVTLAIFTFLTAWNDFMWPLIALTGQEHYTLPLGLASLAREHAQDSELMMAGSVVTVIPVLALFLAMQRYYIEGLLLGSVKG; encoded by the coding sequence GTGAATGCGCGCGCAGCCAAGGTCATCATTCACGGCTTGCTGATCGGCGGCACACTGGTGGCCGTGTTTCCGTTGCTGTGGATGCTCGCGGTGTCGTTCATGCAGCCCGGCGAAGCCGGCAGCTTGCCGCCGCCGCTGTGGCCGGCGCATGCCACCTGGCACAACTACGAAGTGCTATTCCTGCGTGCGGGCGTGGGCCGCTATCTGTTCAACAGCTTCGCGATCTCCGCCGCCATCACGCTGTTGTCGCTCGCCTTCAACCTGATGGCCGGCTACGCATTCGCCAAGTTGCGCTTCGCGGGCCGTGAGCGTCTGTTCCAGATGTTGCTCGGCTTGCTGGTGATCCCGGCGCAAGTGGCCATGCTGCCGCTGTTCCTGATGCTCAAGAGTATGGGGCTGGTGAACAGTTACGCTGCCGTGGTGCTGCCTGCGGCGGCCACGGCGTTCGGCATTTTCCTGGTGCGCCAGTACGCGCGCGGCATTCCCGATGAACTGCTGGAAGCGGCGCGCATCGACGGCGCGGGCGAGCTGCGCATCTTTGGCCAGATCGTGCTGCCGCTGCTCAAGCCCATCATGGTGACGCTGGCGATCTTCACCTTCCTCACTGCGTGGAACGATTTCATGTGGCCCTTGATCGCGTTGACGGGGCAGGAACACTACACACTGCCGCTCGGCCTCGCCTCGCTGGCGCGAGAGCACGCGCAGGACAGCGAACTGATGATGGCGGGCTCGGTGGTGACGGTGATTCCCGTGCTGGCGTTGTTCCTTGCCATGCAGCGTTACTACATCGAGGGCTTGCTGCTGGGAAGTGTGAAGGGATGA